A window of Kwoniella newhampshirensis strain CBS 13917 chromosome 9, whole genome shotgun sequence contains these coding sequences:
- a CDS encoding mitochondria fission 1 protein, giving the protein MPTELPYAAEAETGLSYDELEVLRTQYYKEIEQGHVTTQSKFNYGWGLVKSSTAELQTEGVKLLQEIYSASPAHRRECTYYIAVGYYKLRNYAYARKFNDLLLSVEPENMQAQSLRQLIDQAVTRDGYIGMGIIAGTAAVAGVILASVLRRSARR; this is encoded by the exons ATGCCTACAGAACTTCCTTACGCTGCCGAAGCGGAGACAGGTCTGTCGTATGATGAATTAGAG GTGTTACGAACGCAATATTACAAGGAGATTGAACAGGGGCACGTCACGACGCAGAGCAAATTCAATtatg GATGGGGTCTCGTCAAATCCTCTACCGCCGAGCTTCAAACAGAAGGTGTGAAGCTCTTGCAAG AGATTTACTCGGCTTCTCCCGCACACCGACGGGAATGCACATACTACATAGCGGTAGGATACTACAAGCTTCGGAACTATGCTTATGCCCGAAAATTCAATG ATCTGTTACTATCTGTTGAGCCCGAGAATATGCAAGCTCAATCACTACGTCAACTGATTGACCAAGCGGTGACTCGAGATGGTTAtatcg GTATGGGGATCATCGCTGGTACTGCCGCTGTGGCCGGTGTCATCCTCGCTAGCGTCTTGAGGCGATCCGCGAGGAGGTGA